The DNA sequence GAGGAGTCCAGTTTGGTGGACGCGTCCTCCCTGCGACGTCAGGTAACTAACCGACACTACATTACCACTAGGTGGTAAACCAACTCAAAAATAAGCCGGAACGTACAGATGGATACGAGCGGTGTAAGAATGCCTCTTGGAGTGCTGATAGTATTTGATCTATCTAGTGAGGGGTCAGCAACCTGCGGCTCTGGAGCCGAATGTGGCCCCTCTATCCCCCCGCTCCATGTAgctctgattattattttttcttttaataataaaaactttTTATCTTTTATCTCAAAGGGAACACCTCTTATTTTGGAGATCAAGGTGATACTGTGACACTGAAatagcaaaataaaatgttttaatattttgtTCTACAACAATACATTTCATAAATGCAACCAACTATAGGCTATTGGTTATTATATATCTAGTATAACTAGGTACAAAAGTTAGATGCTGTGTTATCTTCATTTTAGGGGTCGAATAGGTTTTGTGGCTCAAGATATATTTATTTGGTGGGAGGGACCAGATATGGCTCTTCTGAGAGTGAAGGTTAACGATCCCTGATCTAGCGAACGGTTCTTTCAGATTGTGAAGCTGAACCGCCGTctgcagctgctggaggaggagaacaaggagCGCTCCAGGAGAGAGATGATTCTGTACTCTGCCACCGTGGCCTTCTGGCTGGTCAACACCTGGACCTGGTTCCGTCGCTAACAACCACCCACAACGGACCACTGGCCATTGACTTTCCCAAACGGCGGTGGTCGGATCAAATTCTTCCTTCCATTTTCTAGTCCTCTCCCTTGCATGGTCACAATGTGAACCAAGAAACAACCGCCATGTTAGTCCTCTCAATGGTTATAATCTTACAAACACTGCCCATGGGTGATAGTTTACAAATGGGTGGGGTGACTTATAAAAGGATAAGCAATAGAGTGAGACAATTGGTTTGGGAAAGTAATGCTAGACTGGCAGTTGGAATCAGGTTATCTTGTTATGGGTTGTGGTTCAGTAGTTTGATTGAATGTTGTTTTGCTCTTAAGTGTCATAACATGACAAAATCTAGAGAGGCCATAATAATTTCCCTAAATAATCATTGCGTCTTACCCAAAATAATGTACAACTGTGTGTATActatttatttacaatattaGTATTGTTGCAACACTTGAGTTTTATAGTGTTAATGGAGCATTGGAGCAATTGCAAATACACAGTAGTTTAGTTCAACATTTTGATACCATTTATTATCTTGAGTCAAATGATGAAGGATAATGGTCATGTATTTTAATTTAGTTGGCAATGGTTTCTGGCAATGGATGTTGATGACCAAAAAGAGTAAATGCATGAAAGTTTTTTCCATTGATTCCACATTGTATGCTGGAAATAACTAGATTGCTATAAATATGTGTACTTGATGTCTGTGTATATAAAGTAATTATGTGTatataagaaaatatatttcattCTGGATGAAAGATCAATGTGAACCATGTCCATGGGCATTTAGTGAGAAATCCCAACGGGCTTTCACAACAAAAATGCTATTTGCTGAATGAATATTGCGTCTGTGATGATGTACCTATACTGTGATGTTAGACATTCATTCTTTGTCTTAAtgcaaatatgtattatttctTAATACTTCAGTGTAAATGATAAAtgaaagatgatgatgatgtgtctTTGATTGTACACCACTGACCAATACTGCCCCTATTGGTCCATCCGTGTTACAGCCAAAACACAAGTCCTACTGTTGAGGTAGCGCCAGCTAAAGGAAACTATTCCCATGTCATAACAATGGGGATCACAAAACTGGCCGATCTGATTCGCATCGCAGCACCTGATGCGATCTCTTATAAAGATATAAGTGACTACACAGGTAATACATTATAACTCGGTTTAGGGTTAGTCGTAGTAACTCGTAGTATTCTATTGGTGGCTAATCCTAGTTAGCATACCCCTTTGTTATTCTGAAAGTAACTTCGCTAATGCTCAATTACAAGATGCACAAAAACAAGGAGATCACACCATGAGtattttgtgtatctgtgtgtcttctCTCATTCATCAGGGAAGGTGATTGCGCTGGATACTTCTATTATTATGAACCAGTTTCGGACTGCTGTACCTAAACTCAACTTTCTAAGGTGAAGGTATTGGATAAATTATCAATTTTGGGCGCTCCTGGTTTTACCATATTAATTGGGCAGGTATCTGATACCTGTTTTATTCGGTGTCTTCAGTCCTATGACAGGTATCTTCTTCCGAACGCTCACCTTCCTAGAACATGACATCAAgcccgtgtttgtgtttgacggCAAGCCCCCTGGGGAGAAGCTGGCTGTGGTAAGTGTGGACAGCGGTTTGCATCAAGATGTGCGTTTCATAGATGTCTCTCCTCTGAATAAATAAGAATACGTGATATGCCAACGTGAAATTATGTTGCTATTGTTATTTGTGAGTCTGTTTAGAATATAAGTACCAATGACGTCTTGAAGACCAACAGCCCCCTGTGACCCCTTACagctggagaggagagcagagaccgCTGGATGGGGCTCCCCAAACCGCTCTGGTGCTGGTAGGACCAAACCGTTAACATGCATTTTAGTATTGCACTGTCCATTCACTACTCAGCTTCACTTCACAACTTGTTTCCCCTTAGTATTAAATAGTCCTGAAAGTATCAGTGACGCATTTTATTGTCTATTTTTTTTTAGCATCATCACAGACCAAGGAATGCCTTCAGCTCTTGAAGCTTCTAGGTGTACCAATCCTTCAGGTAGGCTATCAGCAACAAGATGTCCTATTGCTAAATGCTTTAACTCGAGCCAATTCCCCAGAACAGACCTATTCTACCAGAGGCAGGACAATATTTGGATGCATCTCATTGTGCTCCAGGCCCCGGGGGATGGGGAGGCTCTGTGTGCGCGCCTCGTGAGTGAAGGTACTGCGGACGCGGTGGCGTCAGAAGACATGGACACCCTGCCCTTTGGAGCAGGCCTCCTCATTCGTCAACTGAACGCAAAGAAGGACAGGTTAGAGCTGTGCTCTTTACAGTGCTGTTTCTGGATTCTTGGATTCTTTAGTCAAATGTTGATGAAAGTAGaaaccttgtttttttttattgatttccaCTTTTCAAAATGGTTCTTCAGAAATTAATGAGGGAAGAAGACGATGACTGAAATGTAAAAGAACTTTTCTAAATTTGATAAAAGATTGCTAATAGATGGTCTATAAAATTCG is a window from the Gadus chalcogrammus isolate NIFS_2021 chromosome 8, NIFS_Gcha_1.0, whole genome shotgun sequence genome containing:
- the zgc:110269 gene encoding probable flap endonuclease 1 homolog isoform X4, with protein sequence MGITKLADLIRIAAPDAISYKDISDYTGKVIALDTSIIMNQFRTAVPKLNFLSPMTGIFFRTLTFLEHDIKPVFVFDGKPPGEKLAVLERRAETAGWGSPNRSGAASSQTKECLQLLKLLGVPILQAPGDGEALCARLVSEGTADAVASEDMDTLPFGAGLLIRQLNAKKDSEVIEYSLPKILEKLKLSQEEYQEARKLFLEGARTVAQELVWTEPDEEGLVQLLCTTHHVKEPRIRGRMVKFREAREKKRKEREERKSGPSRQMRMEDFFRVTRKRKQQMDGAEAVPSKASKKT
- the zgc:110269 gene encoding probable flap endonuclease 1 homolog isoform X3, translating into MGITKLADLIRIAAPDAISYKDISDYTGKVIALDTSIIMNQFRTAVPKLNFLSPMTGIFFRTLTFLEHDIKPVFVFDGKPPGEKLAVLERRAETAGWGSPNRSGAASSQTKECLQLLKLLGVPILQAPGDGEALCARLVSEGTADAVASEDMDTLPFGAGLLIRQLNAKKDSEVIEYSLPKILEKLKLSQEETHPVPHFWQYQEARKLFLEGARTVAQELVWTEPDEEGLVQLLCTTHHVKEPRIRGRMVKFREAREKKRKEREERKSGPSRQMRMEDFFRVTRKRKQQMDGAEAVPSKASKKT